TCTTGCCGATTTAAACCCCTATTAAATCGCTTTAAACCGTTGAAAACTCGCCCACAACAATAAAGGAATtgtgttttaaacttcattGTGGGCAATTTTTGGTCGCTTGACGTCATGTTTCGTATTACTTATTAgttaataaaaagtacttacGTAGAACTAAACAcgttacttaagtatattattattaataacagtatacttattacacatacttacaaaaaatcttTACACAGTTTATAGGTACTCCGTAAGGTGAAAAAAACTATTTCGCTATCGCCACCATAGGTAActttattgactgttcattgccattctgttaaGTATAACATAACGTGCTTCTTATAGTAACGAAACGGGCTAGCCCCAtgttttgcctaacgtgtagagtttgtgaacttatagtttgtataattaggacAAGTAGAGTTAAAAACTTggcgctacatgagatctgatgacttttatctgatatgatctcgtcttggcaacattttacatgaaaatgtttttattgggattattacttaaaatattgttactCGATGACAATTGAAGTCTTACCACTGGCGTTTcggtttttatatacttataagtattttGCGTTTGATTAACTACatgtattaaatatataattttcagGTAAATCCCAAACAGATCTCACTCAAATCACGATACAATGCAAACCAACAGATATATTGATCATATCCGCGCCTATAATCGTCGGTGAAAAGACGCGATACCTGTTGTACGACCCCAGGGGCGACCACCGCGAGCTGAACATATCAGTGCCGCAATATCAAAGTGATATACACGACTACGACACATTATCAGTCAATTTCATAGACGGAAAGACTGTTATTGCGCCAGTggataaaataaagatattcaaCGTGAATTATGCAATGTTTTTAAAAGACAAAGAAAAAGACGAGTTTGGGGATACAGTGAAGAAGATGCAGACGAATGATTTCTTACTGGGCCCCCTGGATGAGGATGACTACGGGAACTGGGTGCTCAGCGCCTTCTACAAGGACGAAGCCGGCGACTGGGCGGAGATAAGTCAAGTTATATCACTTATTATCTTTGGTAAGCAAATAAGTTCATAGTTTTGTTGCTTAGGTaaaattatctttaagttattGTTGATGGTGTCAAAGCCGTCCCTAGTAGAAGGTTTCAACtgcggttcgaatcccgctttTGACCAACCTTCCTGTAACTCTAATATACATGCTATGGtgtaattattgtaattgtaGTAGGTACAGGTATGTATATACagccaaaattatttttaaaatataatgtctCATTTCTGGGCCATATACTCGTATTAGtacaacttttttattgtttacaaaacaaaGTAACTACTTAGAGACTTTGTATTACTAAGTAACATACTTAACTGTTctgtaatattttatcaaagtttattataatatatgtaatttGTAACTAAACATTTACGCTATTTTCAGAGTTGTGTATTCGCTCTGtttagtaaataataatcaaaatttagctaagtaggtatttttttcagTATAATGTCCATACTGAGTGTGTCGGTCGCTGCACCctgtcgaaggacgtaatatacgatcccgatgacccgatttCTCTAGACATACCTAGAGGCGGCTAACTAGCTCGTGACAACAAAcccttcagaaccccgataccgacccggctcggcgtggtcgacgatgtccctcattcagcgcttatcgctatcgacccaatagagtcgatgaattctttcaaatatttgccTCTcggacaacgccctgagccgaggttcacgcccagttgggcaccctcagtcatgttgtctcaaattttgtaccgggtgagagcccacagcgctccccatttgtctggccaagtagttaatgccattgacggcaaatctacaataagtcaggtaaaaaagaaaactgcACTCTGAGTCGAGGAGGTTGCATAGTACGTAGTACGGCTGTAgaacagagagagagagtagtctctacctcggctcaggacgttgtccgagaggaaaatatttgaaagaatttatcgatCCTattggatcgatagcgataggcgctgaatgtgggaaattgtcgaccacgccgcgccggcggggtcggtatcggggttctgaagggtttattgtcgcgagctgattggccgcctctgtgGCTAGAGTATTCGGGTTGATATTCGGGCGAATTACGATTCGCTGAGGTAATGTATACCTCGCCGAGTTTTCTGACCTTTTTCTAGaccaaacgtgataggtgagctatatcgccgtctataatggtcgagccaactttaTTAGTGACAATAACTGTACAAATCCGATGCAGGGGTCGTTTCAGAAACCGAGGacacatatttaattattaatgacGTATTTTTTCATGTTTTCCCAGAGGTAGTCCCGGCGTTGCCTCGACAGCCGGTACTCCACGTAGGAGACTCGTTCGAACTACGCCTCGCGTACTCTATAAAGAACCTTGAATCTTGCCAACTCATCGTCCCGAAGACTTCCTTCGACAGATTTTACGACAGAAGCAAATTGAAACTACAAACCTGCGGATACGTTATCAAAAACGTTACATTAGCCGACGAGGGCATTTGGAAAATAATTGCTATTGGCAGAATCATGTACGAAGCGTACATAAAAGTTACTGTTCTCGAACATGTTGCAACGACTCAAAAATTAATCAATGACTCCATCAGTAGAACAACGGAACGTTGGACTTCTGTTCTTTGATCTGTGATGTTGTCGTCAGCAGGAGCGGATCCAGCATTTATTAggggtcaccaggtcgcagcCAACCTACCTCCTTACAGaatattagataaaattgcagtggccattGGGGTGTCATGACCTGCATGACCTGACATGACGTCGTCGATTACAATGACACGCAAGTTTATTAAATTAGGGTCTTCAGTTTTAGGATCGGCTTTAGTCGCTTGAGggccgtgttgctctatggcttTACACTTTAGGCATCATAttatctagcctattcgatcccactgctgggcaaaggcctccccttgatttttccactcctctcgactttgcgcgatctccggttTTTAATCATCTTCGACTGgctttgattttattattcgtCTTTAAATCAAAGCCATTTGTGAGCTtattgccattacattacattagggCACAAAACCACTATAGTTTCTCAATAATTATACTAAGTTAGGAAGCGCAGCATAAGATATAGGTAACACAACACGTCCATAATCCCTATAGGGGTAGATACAACTACAAGCCACCAGTAGCACTTCAACTAGCGGTCTTAAAGTTCTAAGACG
This genomic interval from Pectinophora gossypiella chromosome Z, ilPecGoss1.1, whole genome shotgun sequence contains the following:
- the LOC126380369 gene encoding uncharacterized protein LOC126380369, whose protein sequence is MCTSVFILTMAILSAHSVTVRRVATEIISKSQTDLTQITIQCKPTDILIISAPIIVGEKTRYLLYDPRGDHRELNISVPQYQSDIHDYDTLSVNFIDGKTVIAPVDKIKIFNVNYAMFLKDKEKDEFGDTVKKMQTNDFLLGPLDEDDYGNWVLSAFYKDEAGDWAEISQVISLIIFEVVPALPRQPVLHVGDSFELRLAYSIKNLESCQLIVPKTSFDRFYDRSKLKLQTCGYVIKNVTLADEGIWKIIAIGRIMYEAYIKVTVLEHVATTQKLINDSISRTTERWTSVL